The proteins below are encoded in one region of Ricinus communis isolate WT05 ecotype wild-type chromosome 6, ASM1957865v1, whole genome shotgun sequence:
- the LOC8285419 gene encoding chlorophyll(ide) b reductase NOL, chloroplastic isoform X2 encodes MATYLRCCLRRFKMLFTIGLGTKSLCILLNCGIYFRAERVESAVQNLREEFGEQHVWGTKCDVREGQDVKDLVAFSQENLKYIDIWINNAGSNAYNFKPLAEASDEDLIEVVTTNTLGLMICCREAIKMMSNQPRGGHIFNIDGAGSDGRPTPRFAAYGATKRSVVHLTKSLQAELQMQDVQNVMVHNLSPGMVTTDLLMSGATTKQAKFFINVLAEPAEVVAAYLVPNIRSVPANGSMRPTYIRFLTGIKAYSQIFSRLAFGARRNRHVLED; translated from the exons ATGGCCACATACTTGCGGTGCTGTTTGAGGAG GTTCAAAATGCTTTTTACCATTGGGTTGGGGACCAAAAGCTTATGCATATTGCTAAACTGTGGAATCTACTTTAGAG CTGAGAGGGTGGAATCTGCTGTTCAGAACCTGAGAGAAGAATTTGGAGAGCAGCATGTGTGG GGTACAAAATGTGATGTAAGAGAAGGACAGGACGTGAAAGATTTAGTTGCATTTTCACAGGAAAACCTCAAATACATTGATATATGG ATCAATAATGCAGGATCAAATGCATATAACTTTAAGCCTTTGGCAGAAGCTTCAGATGAAGATCTTAT TGAAGTTGTCACTACAAATACCCTCGGTCTAATGATATGTTGTCGAGAG GCAATTAAAATGATGTCGAACCAACCACGAGGGGGtcatattttcaatattgatgGAGCTGGTTCTGATGGACGACCAACCCCAAG ATTTGCTGCATATGGGGCAACCAAGCGTAGTGTGGTGCATTTAACAAAATCATTACAG GCAGAATTGCAGATGCAAGATGTTCAAAATGTTATGGTGCATAATTTGTCG CCTGGAATGGTCACAACTGATCTTCTCATGTCTGGAGCCACTACAAAGCAG gccaagttttttattaatgttttgGCAGAACCAGCTGAAGTG GTTGCAGCATACCTTGTTCCAAATATCAGATCTGTCCCTGCCAATGGATCAATGAGACCCACTTATATCCGCTTTCTGACAGGCATAAAAGCCTACTCACAGATTTTCTCA AGACTAGCTTTTGGTGCCAGAAGAAACAGACATGTACTTGAAGATTGA
- the LOC8285419 gene encoding chlorophyll(ide) b reductase NOL, chloroplastic isoform X3 has protein sequence MLFTIGLGTKSLCILLNCGIYFRAERVESAVQNLREEFGEQHVWGTKCDVREGQDVKDLVAFSQENLKYIDIWINNAGSNAYNFKPLAEASDEDLIEVVTTNTLGLMICCREAIKMMSNQPRGGHIFNIDGAGSDGRPTPRFAAYGATKRSVVHLTKSLQAELQMQDVQNVMVHNLSPGMVTTDLLMSGATTKQAKFFINVLAEPAEVVAAYLVPNIRSVPANGSMRPTYIRFLTGIKAYSQIFSRLAFGARRNRHVLED, from the exons ATGCTTTTTACCATTGGGTTGGGGACCAAAAGCTTATGCATATTGCTAAACTGTGGAATCTACTTTAGAG CTGAGAGGGTGGAATCTGCTGTTCAGAACCTGAGAGAAGAATTTGGAGAGCAGCATGTGTGG GGTACAAAATGTGATGTAAGAGAAGGACAGGACGTGAAAGATTTAGTTGCATTTTCACAGGAAAACCTCAAATACATTGATATATGG ATCAATAATGCAGGATCAAATGCATATAACTTTAAGCCTTTGGCAGAAGCTTCAGATGAAGATCTTAT TGAAGTTGTCACTACAAATACCCTCGGTCTAATGATATGTTGTCGAGAG GCAATTAAAATGATGTCGAACCAACCACGAGGGGGtcatattttcaatattgatgGAGCTGGTTCTGATGGACGACCAACCCCAAG ATTTGCTGCATATGGGGCAACCAAGCGTAGTGTGGTGCATTTAACAAAATCATTACAG GCAGAATTGCAGATGCAAGATGTTCAAAATGTTATGGTGCATAATTTGTCG CCTGGAATGGTCACAACTGATCTTCTCATGTCTGGAGCCACTACAAAGCAG gccaagttttttattaatgttttgGCAGAACCAGCTGAAGTG GTTGCAGCATACCTTGTTCCAAATATCAGATCTGTCCCTGCCAATGGATCAATGAGACCCACTTATATCCGCTTTCTGACAGGCATAAAAGCCTACTCACAGATTTTCTCA AGACTAGCTTTTGGTGCCAGAAGAAACAGACATGTACTTGAAGATTGA
- the LOC8285419 gene encoding chlorophyll(ide) b reductase NOL, chloroplastic isoform X1: protein MSISSIPLLTPLSSPPSLPPHFHRYAIFRQNKRQPVTSNCATLAANFNNNDNSGIERSQSSSSVNREPMVSPYNVLITGSTKGIGYALAKEFLKAGDNVMICSRSAERVESAVQNLREEFGEQHVWGTKCDVREGQDVKDLVAFSQENLKYIDIWINNAGSNAYNFKPLAEASDEDLIEVVTTNTLGLMICCREAIKMMSNQPRGGHIFNIDGAGSDGRPTPRFAAYGATKRSVVHLTKSLQAELQMQDVQNVMVHNLSPGMVTTDLLMSGATTKQAKFFINVLAEPAEVVAAYLVPNIRSVPANGSMRPTYIRFLTGIKAYSQIFSETSFWCQKKQTCT, encoded by the exons ATGTCTATTTCTTCAATTCCTCTCCTCACCCCTCTCTCTTCCCCGCCCTCCCTTCCTCCGCATTTCCACCGTTACGCTATCTTCCGCCAAAATAAAAGGCAGCCTGTCACTAGTAACTGTGCAACGCTGGCTgccaattttaataataatgataattctGGTATTGAAAGGAGCCAGTCATCTTCTTCTGTTAATAGAGAGCCTATGGTGTCTCCTTACAACGTCCTCATCACAGGCTCTACAAAAG GAATAGGGTATGCTCTAGCTAAAGAGTTTCTCAAGGCTGGTGACAATGTCATGATTTGCTCAAGATCAG CTGAGAGGGTGGAATCTGCTGTTCAGAACCTGAGAGAAGAATTTGGAGAGCAGCATGTGTGG GGTACAAAATGTGATGTAAGAGAAGGACAGGACGTGAAAGATTTAGTTGCATTTTCACAGGAAAACCTCAAATACATTGATATATGG ATCAATAATGCAGGATCAAATGCATATAACTTTAAGCCTTTGGCAGAAGCTTCAGATGAAGATCTTAT TGAAGTTGTCACTACAAATACCCTCGGTCTAATGATATGTTGTCGAGAG GCAATTAAAATGATGTCGAACCAACCACGAGGGGGtcatattttcaatattgatgGAGCTGGTTCTGATGGACGACCAACCCCAAG ATTTGCTGCATATGGGGCAACCAAGCGTAGTGTGGTGCATTTAACAAAATCATTACAG GCAGAATTGCAGATGCAAGATGTTCAAAATGTTATGGTGCATAATTTGTCG CCTGGAATGGTCACAACTGATCTTCTCATGTCTGGAGCCACTACAAAGCAG gccaagttttttattaatgttttgGCAGAACCAGCTGAAGTG GTTGCAGCATACCTTGTTCCAAATATCAGATCTGTCCCTGCCAATGGATCAATGAGACCCACTTATATCCGCTTTCTGACAGGCATAAAAGCCTACTCACAGATTTTCTCAG AGACTAGCTTTTGGTGCCAGAAGAAACAGACATGTACTTGA
- the LOC125370401 gene encoding uncharacterized protein LOC125370401, which yields METLGLPQLVSIGIVTRRRGPLGPEYRLRSALLAARGEERPGPRALGTQDVPPPSSDIPESSSRPSTPAPSGSSSAVLGVSPIEFRELQLRVQRLAEEQQQHFIRVEAFQQDLLQCQAEFQSQMMAQFERQRVMLQALIEQGGRLEASMATNIFDDIFATDYAPASPRSRVPVQSHFDIPLADDPADPSSPTEHPSPEQPDEPPTDTVPADPPAPAGDTTSDPQRVATPPPQTSQRPDIPDDALLFPPEP from the coding sequence atggagacTTTGGGACTTCCCCAGTTGGTTAGTATAGGGATAGTGACTCGTAGGCGgggtccgctaggaccagagtatagactgaggaGTGCTCTCTTGGCAGCACGCGGAGAGGAGCGACCTGGCCCACGAGCCCTTGGTACACAGGATGTTCCACCTccttcttctgatattccAGAGTCTTCCTCCAGACCGTCTACTCCAGCTCCTTCTGGGTCTTCTTCagctgttttaggagtctccccTATTGAATTTAGAGAGCTGCAGCTTAGAGTGCAGAGGTTGGCagaggagcagcagcagcactTCATTCGAGTAGAGGCTTTTCAGCAAGACCTTTTACAGTGTCAGGCTGAGTTTCAGAGccagatgatggctcagtttgagaggcagagggttatgcttcaggccctgattgagcagggaggtaggttagaggcctctatggccactaatatttttgatgatatttttgctacagatTATGCCCCTGCCAGTCCGCGGAGCCGGGTTCCAGTacagagccattttgacatccctctagcggatgatccagCTGACCCTTCTTCTCCAACTGAGCATCCTTCACCAGAGCAGCCTGACGAGCCTCCTACCGACACTGTTCCTGCTGACCCACCAGCTCCTGCAggtgacactacttccgacCCTCAGCGAGtagccactcctccaccacagacTAGCCAGCGCCCTGATATCCCTGATGATGCACTTCTTTTCCctccggagccatag